Within the Gordonia westfalica genome, the region CCGCCGGGGCAGTCTCGCCGGTCGGCACCACCCGCACCGCTCCCGCCACGAGCGCCGATGTCGCACGGATCCGCTTCGGCGTCGTGTCCTGCGCCAACTGGGAGGCGGGTTACTTCTCGGCCTACCGGCACCTCGCCGCCCAGCCCGGCCTCGACGCGGTGCTCCATCTCGGCGACTACTTCTACGACTACCAAACCGGCCGCTACACAGGGAAAACCGGAACAGTCCGGGTCCACGACCCACGCCACGAGGTCGTCACGCTGCGCGACTACCGGACGCGTCACGCCCAGTACAAGACCGACCCGGACCTCGCCGCACTGCACCGGAAGGTGCCGTTCATCCCCGTCTGGGACGACCACGAGACCGCCAACGACGCGTGGAGCGGCGGCGCGGAGAACCATCAGCCGAACGAGGGGCCGTGGCCGGTCCGGCGCGCCGCCGCGCTACGCGCCTACTCCGAGTGGATGCCCATCCGCCCCGGCGTCGACCCGCAGGGCCGACACCTGTTCCGCCGGCTGCGGTTCGGGAAACTGCTCGAACTGTCGATGCTGGATCTGCGCTCCTACCGCGACCTGCAGGTGAGCGCGCGGTCGGCCAGCATCGACGACCCGGCTCGCACGATCATGGGCAAGGCGCAGATGTCGTGGCTCACCAACGGGCTCATGTCGTCGGAGACTCGCTGGAAGATCGTCGGCAACCCGGTGATGATCACGCCGGTGCTGATCCCGCCGCTCGATCCGGCGACGACCGGCGCGGTCACCTCGATGCTCGGGATCCCGAAGGAGGGAATCCCCTACAACGCCGATCAGTGGGACGGGTACGCCGCCGACCGCCGGCGTCTGCTCGACTCCATCCGGACCAACCGCGTCGACAACGTCGTGTTCGTGACCGGCGACATCCACTCGTCGTGGGCCTGCGATGTCCCGGTCGACGTGGCGAACTACCCCGGCGCCGGGACCGTCGCCACCGAACTCGTCGGCACCTCGGTCACGGCGACCAACGTCGACGACATGTTCAACGTGCCGCCGGACACCGCCGGTGTCGCGGCGTCGGCGGCGTTCCGCACGGCGAACCACCACGTGCGTTTCTGCGAGCTGGACGCGCACGGGTACTCGGTCCTCACCGTCACCCCCGCCGCCACCCAGATGGACTGGTACTTCGTGAACAACAAGATCGACCCGAGGTCGGGCCAGTTCTACGCCAAGTCCTACCGGGTGCGCAACGGTACGCAGCGGGTCGAGCCGCTCGGACGACCCGCCGTCTAGCTCTGCTCCAGGATCGCCGTCAGCTTGGCGTGGGTGTCGGGCCAGCCGTGCACGGCGATCGAGGTGATGCCGAGCGCCTTGACCGGGTAGTCGTTGCCGCCCTCGTCGAGGCGGTCACCGAAGAACAGGATGTCCGAGGTGCTCAGGCCGAGGATGTCCATCAGCTTGAGCGCGCCGTACGCCTTGTCGATGCCCTTTTTGGTGACGTCGACCGACGTCGAACCGCCGCTGCGGACCTCGAGGTCGGGCAGCCGCTCGGCGGCGTAGGCGCGCAGCGACTCCTTCTTCGCGCCGTCCGGGTCCCAGGCGGCCTTCGCGTCGACCGGAGCCTTCTGTCCCAGTGCGCTGAAGGTGATCTGGCTGCCGCGGTCCTCGAGGATCTCACCCCAGGTCTCACTCTCCCAGATCCCGAGTTCCTTGGCACCGGTCTCGAGGACGTCGAGGGTGCGCTTCTTCTCGTCGTCGGTGAGGTACTCGGCGTAGACGGTCTCCCACTCGTTGCCCGACCAGCGGACGTACTGGGTGCCACAGGTGGGCATCAGATGGAGGTTGCCGACCGAGTCGAAGGTGCCGAGACGCGCGAGGACCTGCTTGGAGAACTGGGTGAAGTTGCCGCCGGAGATGATGCACCCGAGGCTGACGTCGAGCATCCGGCGGAGCAGGTCCACCATCTGGTCGTCGAGCGGGCTCTTCGAGGGTGCGAGTGTGTCGTCGAGGTCGAACATCACCAGGCGGTAGTCGTTGCCGTCATACGACACGGTCATCGTCGGTTCTCTCCTTCAGGTCGTCCCCGGGTGTGTGTTCCGCTGGTTCGCGGCCTCCCGATGCTCAGCATCCCATCACGGTCCGGAGGTCGCGCGCGAGGTCACCCTTCGTACCCACCGACACGTCGTCGAGGTCGAGCCACCCCGCGAAAGTGCGCAGGTCGTCGGCCAGTCGCCCGGCGACGACGCCGCGATCGTGTCCGGACTCACAGAAGGCGCCCAGTACCAACAGGGTTCGGGACCTGCGGTCGGCCTTGAGGTCGACGCGTGCGGCGATGTCGGTGCCCAGCAGGTAGGGCAGCACGTAGTAACCGTGGACGCGCTTGTGCTCGGGGACGTAAATCTCGATGCGGTAGTGGAAGTCGAAGAGGCGCTCGGCTCGTGGCCGGAAGAAGACGAGCGGGTCGAACGGCGAGAGGATCGCCGAGGTGTCGATGCGTCGCGGCATCGGCGCGCCGTCGGCGAGATACGCGGGGTCTCGCCATCCCTCGACCGAGACCTCGTGCAGCACACCGGCATCCACGAGGTCGGCGACGGCCGGCCGGGCGTCGGCGGGTTTGAGGCGGTAGTAGTCGGCGAGGTCGGCGACGGTCGCGACGCCGAGGGACCGAGCCGCGCGGGCGACGAGATCCCGGTGCGCCTGCACACGGTCCGGATGCTGCGCGGCGATGTCGGCGCCGACGACCCGTTCGGTGAGGTCGTAGTGGCGCATGAAGTTGCCGTTGCGGACCGCCGACAGGTCGCCGGCGGCGAACATCGCCTCACACAGGTGCTTGATCTCGCCGCGCTGCCACCAACTCCCGGCGGTGCCCGGTTCGCGTTCGATGCCGAGCTTCTCCTCGATGGTCCGCGGCATCGCGGCACCGATCTCCTCGATCACACTGCGGACGTCCTCGGCGAGACTCCGGTTGCGGCGCATGACCTCCCGGGTGTGCCGGTACCGTCCGTCGGCGAACTCATCCATGCGCCAACGGAACAGCGGCCAGTCGTCGACCGGGATGAGAGCGGCCTCGTGCGCCCAGTACTCGACGAGCAGACGCTTCCCCCGGACCGGCTGCCAGGCCGCGCGATGCAGGAGGTCGGGATCGTAGGGTCCGAGCCGGCTGTAGAGCGGCATGAAATGCGCCCGCGCCGCGATGTTGACCGAGTCCATCTGGAGCAGGCCGGTCCGGCCGACGACCCGCTTGAGGTGCGCCATGGTCGGGGCGCCCGACGGTGCACGATCCGCGAATCCCTGTGCGGCGAGCGCGGTTCGACGCGCCTGAGCCGGGGACAGCCGTTCCGGTGCCATCAGCGGGTGTAGTCGATGAAGCGGTAGGCCGTGCCGGTGGTCGAGGTCTGCCACTCCCCTTGGTCGGCGACCGTCCACTCCGGCCCGATCTCCGGCGCGAATGCATCCGCACCCGGAACGTCGACGTCGATCTCGGTGACGCAGAGTTCCGTCGCGAACCGCATTGCCGCCCGGTAGATCTCGCCACCGCCGATGACACCGATCTCGTCGCCGCCGGCAAGGGCCAGTGCCTCGTCGATGGTCTGCGCGACCAGTGCCCCCTCGGCGGACCAGTCCGGGTTGCGCGTCACCACGATGTTGGTGCGGCCGGGCAGCGGCCGGAATTTCGGCGGCAGCGAATCCCACGTCTTGCGGCCCATGACGACCGGGTGTCCGAGGGTCTTCTCCTTGAAGCGGGCCATGTCCTCGGGGACGCGCCACGGGATGGTGTTGTCCCGTCCTATCGCCGCGCCGCTGCCGGCGACCTCGTGTGCCTGCGCCCAGACGAGCCGGACACGGGGTGTCACACCGCCACCGGCGCCTTGATCCCCGGATGCGACTGGTAGCCGACGATCTCGATGTCGGAGAACTCGTAGTCGAAGATCGAATCCCGCTTGTGCAGTTCGAGTTTCGGGTACGGGAACGGCTCTCGCGAGAGCTGTAGGTTCACCTGGTCGACGTGGTTGTCGTAGATGTGGCAGTCACCACCGGTCCACACGAACTCGCCGACCTCCAGACCCGCCTGCTGCGCCATCATGTGGGTCAGCAGCGCGTACGACGCGATGTTGAACGGCACGCCGAGGAACAGATCGGCCGAGCGCTGGTACAGCTGGCAGGAGAGCTTGCCGTCGGCGACGTAGAACTGGAAGAACGCGTGGCACGGCGGCAGCGCCATCTGCGGGATCTCGCCCACATTCCAAGCCGACACGATGTTGCGTCGTGAATCCGGGTTGGTCTTGAGCATGTCGAGGGCGGCCGAGATCTGGTCGATCTGCTCCCCTGAAGGAGTCGGCCAGCTGCGCCACTGGACGCCGTAGACCGGTCCGAGTTCACCGTTCGCGTCGGCCCACTCGTCCCAGATCGTCACGCCGCGCTCCTGGAGCCAGCGGACGTTGGAGTCGCCCCGCAGGAACCAGAGGAGTTCGTAGACGATCGACTTGAGGTGCACCTTCTTGGTGGTGATCAGCGGGAAGCCCTCGGCGAGGTCGTAGCGCAGCTGATGACCGAAGAGACTCTTGGTTCCCGTCCCGGTGCGATCCGCCTTCGGGGTGCCCGTCTCGAGCACGAGACGCAGCAGGTCCTCGTACGGAGTGGGGATCGTCCCGGTCGATGAGATGTCGCGGATGGCGGTGCTCACGGCTGTCAGTGTAGGGCCTGACGCATTTGCTGCAGCTCAGACCCACCGCCCCCCGCCGGCTGAGCCGGTACGGAGCGCAGCGACGAACCGCGTCGAAGCCCCTGATGACACGACGCTGTGACTGCTGTGACTGCTGTGACTCCGAGCGGTATCCTCCTCCCGTGGCCACCCGCAGCACGACCCGCGCCAATCGCTACGCGAAGCGACGCCGTAAGCGTGTCGCCTCCCGCGACAACGACCTCACCGACACCCAGTGGCTCGCCCTTCAGGAGGCCTGGGGCGGTTGTGCGTACTGCGGCGCCGATGGGGTGGCTCTACAGCGCGACTGCATGCTCGCGATCTCCCGCGGCGGCCGCTACACCGTGACGAACGTCGTGCCGTGCTGCGGTTCGTGCAACGCGAGCAAGTGCAATTCCGAGGTCACCTCCTGGATGCGCCGCAAGAAGCTCGACGAGAAGGCGTTCCTGGTGCGGCAGTACGAGGTGAGCAGGCTCCTGGCCGACGTCGAGTAGTCCGGAGCTCGGCCCAGGCTGGTGCGAAGTGTTCGCGGAACACTCTGTTGGAGCACACTGGGATCATCCCGGCGAAGGAGAGACGACCATGAGCTTCGAGACCTCGACAGGTACACGTGGCGGCCGTGTGCCGAAGGGTCCCCTCATGCGCATCGTGAACACGATCGTGACGCCGAGGATCCGCCGGAAGGGACAGTTCGGCGGTTCGAATGCGCTGGTGTTGCACACCACCGGCGCCAAATCTGGCAAGGAACGGTCCAACCCGCTCGCCTGGTTCCCCGGACCCGACGGCAGCTGGCTGATCGTGGCGTCGGCCAACGGCGCTGTCAACAACCCCGGCTGGTACCACAACCTGAAGGCGAATCCCGATGAGGCCCGGATCGAGGTGGACGGCAAGACCGTCGAGGTCCGCGCCCAGCAGCTCCACGGCGACGAGCGCGCAGCGGCGTGGAAGCAGATCAGCGAGAACGAGCGCTTCGCCGGGTACCAGGAGAAGACCGATCGGGAACTGCCGATCATCAAGCTGACCCCACGCTGACCACCCGGCCCTCCGGTGTTCCGCGGAACACTCAGGCGGCCGCGGGAATGGCTGACGCCTGGCGTTCGCGCCACTCCCAGACGGCGTAGATCACCTCGGTGGCGTACCCGAGATCGAGCTTGCCGCCACCCACAGGCACCGTCGCATCAGCCGCGATCTGTTCATCGGGTGACCACAGGCCCGGTGCCCGGGTTGTTGGACTCACCTCGATCGCCGAACCATTCGGCATATGGAACGTAAACCGCTGACGCCCATGAGTTTTGATAGAGAACTCACCTCTGTGCAGCGCCCGATGACATGACCCGCACAACAAAATCAGGTTGTCGAGCTCGGTCTCGCCATCGTTGGACCAGAACACCACGTGGTGCGCGTGCAGGTGCCGTGTGCGCTCGCAACCCGGCGTCTGGCAGCACCGATCCCTCAGGAACAACGCCCGAATCATCGCCTTCGACGGGGTCCGCTGCTTCCGACCCAACCCCAACAACGCCCGCTTCCCCGGACGACCAGGAACCCTCCTGGACAACGCTTCTCGTAGCGACGCACCACAGGCCGCTTCCTCGACCTCCGCCTCAGAGAGCGCCGGTCCGTCATCGAGATGAGCGCGCTCCACGCCATCACCGACATGGACAAGGATCTCCGCACCCGGCGCCAACTCCGGCATCGCGATTCCCTCATGTACCGCATCGGCCATCGCCACCACCGCTACAGCAATATTCGACGGTACGTTTCGCCACAGATCCCGACGATTCGCCGGCTTCACCTCCGAATCCGTCTCGCCGGATTCGGTTTCCAGTTCGCCGGGAGTGTTCCGCGGAACACTCGGCAGATCAGAATCGCCCATCGTGCGGGTGCGCTCGTACTCCGCCCGCACCGTCCCCGCCAGAAACCGCGCCCCATCCAGGGGCGTCAACGTCATCGACACTGACAACGAGCCATCGAGGTTCCACTTCCACCGAGCCCACGACTCCGCCGGCGGTACGAGTTCCCCACCATCGGCGTAGCCCTGGTCTATCTGGCGCATAGCCCGCACCGCCTTCTCCAGTTGCGACGCGGTGCACGACAGAGCCAGATTCACCAGTTCTTTCTCCCGCGACGGAGTTGCGACCCGAGTCAGCGCCCGCACCTTCGAATACGTCAGCCGGCCTTCGCTGAAGTGCTGCCGGATCACCGGCAACTCACGGAGCGCCTTGGCGACTCGCACCTGCTCATGTGCCGTCCGCGGTGCAATGCCGGCCTTCCACGACAACCAGTGCGCCAACGAATGAATCCCCGGCCCTCGCCACGACTGTCGCTCATCCAACTCCGCCACCAGACCAAGGAACTCCGCCGTCAACGCCGTGATCTGCGCGGCGTAACCGAGCACCCGAACCTCGAGCACCTCATCCGGGAGCGATTTCGGATCCGCACCGTCGAACATCGACGACACGCCCTCGGCACGTAACGCGGTAACAGACATCCCGACCCCCCAGCCAGTTCGAACAAATATACGAATAAGCTACCCTGGGGCACCGACAATTCCGCAGATCACGACTCCACGAGCGTTCCGCGGAACGCTCGATACTGAGACCGGTTACCTGTGCCCACGCGCTGAACCAGGCAAGTCCCGAAGACGGCGAGTGTTCCGCGAAAATTCGCGCTGCGCCGCTTGTCAGTGACGTAGAGCACGATGCGACCATGAATTCCAACTGGGCTCTCCTCGCACCGTACTTGGTCATCATCACCGCCGTGCAGTTCGGCACCACCGCAATTGCCAAGCTGCTCGCGGCTTCTCGTTTCTCGAGAATCGAGCGGCTGTCAAGAGTGATTGAAGCTGCAGTCGGCGCCGCCACGGCCACGTCCCTCGTATTTGTGTTTGCCGTGTGGGCGAACGAAACAGACCACCTTCAGGACCCTCCCGCCAACCGAGTCAATACAGCGACATCTTTCGCAGTAGCGTACGGCGTAGTAGCGATCGTGTTCGTGATCGGCGCAGCACTGCTGGTATTCGGCGGTCTTAAGCTTCGGCTGGCGACAATCACCGTCTCGGCGCTCTTCGTGTTCTTCCTACTTCCTGGAGCGCCTGAACTGGTTCCCACATTCGCCGATGTGCTCTTCGGGATTCTTTTTCTCGGTGGGGTGCTCGGTGGCACAGTCTGGATCTTGCTCGCGTCATTGCTCGGTCCTGATCGACTCAGCGAACTGACCGCCGATGCGACTTCCCGCGTACACACCCGCAGGCAGGCGATCGTCGCGTGGCTGGAACCCAAGAGCTGACGTCCACGGACCGGGCGTCAGCGAGCGGGCTAGCCCATCAACCCCGCCGCCACCGTCGCGCCCAACTCCCAGCATGCATCTCGGTCGTCCTTGCTCGGGGCGCCGGAGACAGTCACATACTCAGCCGATTTCACCCAGCCGAGCCCGGTGGTGATCGCATCGACGGCCTTCGCCGCGCCCTCGGTCCCCTGGTTCCCGTGAAGGTAGAGCCCGAACGGGCGGCCCTGCGTCGAGTCGAGGATCTGGTAGTAGCTGACGTCGAACGCGTGTTTCAGTGCGCCGCTGATGTATCCGAGATTCGCCGGTGTGCCGAGGATGTACCCGTCGGCTTCCAGGAAGTCGCTCGCGGTCACCGCCAGAGCGGCTCGACGTACCACCTCGACGCCCTCGATCTCCGGGTCCGTGGCACCCGAGACGACGGCCTCGAACATCTCCTGGCAATGGGGTGACGGCGTGTGGTGAACGATCAGTAGCCTCTTGTCCGCCATCAGGACCTCCCTGCAAACGCGAGCAACCGGTCTGCGGCACTCTCCGACGCCGGTTCGATCGGCGCCTCGAACAGTCCGGCCGCACGTAACTCCTCGATGACCGGTCCGGCGTCGGTGAGCACGAAGTCGACGAGCCCGTCCGACGGAGTCCACTTCGCCCCGATGCCGACGCATAGATCGTGGGAATGCAACGCCAGCTCCATGATTCGCATCACCACGAGCTGGCGTCCCGGGCGTCGGCCGGCGCGATGATCGACCTCGACGTCGAGGTCCGCGGAGTCGACGGCCGCCCGAAAGGCGTTCTCGCTACGCCAGAATTCGGCGGTCGCGTCACCCGCCCCCACGTAGTCGACGTCGCGCGTCTTCAGCGTGTCGGTGGCGCTCGCGCCGTCGAGCAGCATGGCGTATCGGTAGCCGCCGCCGATGAGGTGGTTGATCAGATCGCGGTTGGTCCATCCCGCGCAACCGCTTGCCCCGCCGAGCGTCTCGGGCCCGGCCTTCGCCAGATGCTCGGCCCACAGCCGGGCGGCGTCGTCGAGCCTGCGCGTCCGAGCGATCATCTGGCCCGGGCCGCCTTACTGCTTGCGCCCGTGGAACTGGGCGACCGCGCGTTTCATCATCGCGCGGGCGCGGGGGCGGTCACCGGCGTAGTCGTAGGCCCGGGCGAT harbors:
- a CDS encoding dihydrofolate reductase, whose amino-acid sequence is MTPRVRLVWAQAHEVAGSGAAIGRDNTIPWRVPEDMARFKEKTLGHPVVMGRKTWDSLPPKFRPLPGRTNIVVTRNPDWSAEGALVAQTIDEALALAGGDEIGVIGGGEIYRAAMRFATELCVTEIDVDVPGADAFAPEIGPEWTVADQGEWQTSTTGTAYRFIDYTR
- a CDS encoding thymidylate synthase, yielding MSTAIRDISSTGTIPTPYEDLLRLVLETGTPKADRTGTGTKSLFGHQLRYDLAEGFPLITTKKVHLKSIVYELLWFLRGDSNVRWLQERGVTIWDEWADANGELGPVYGVQWRSWPTPSGEQIDQISAALDMLKTNPDSRRNIVSAWNVGEIPQMALPPCHAFFQFYVADGKLSCQLYQRSADLFLGVPFNIASYALLTHMMAQQAGLEVGEFVWTGGDCHIYDNHVDQVNLQLSREPFPYPKLELHKRDSIFDYEFSDIEIVGYQSHPGIKAPVAV
- a CDS encoding flavodoxin family protein, whose product is MADKRLLIVHHTPSPHCQEMFEAVVSGATDPEIEGVEVVRRAALAVTASDFLEADGYILGTPANLGYISGALKHAFDVSYYQILDSTQGRPFGLYLHGNQGTEGAAKAVDAITTGLGWVKSAEYVTVSGAPSKDDRDACWELGATVAAGLMG
- a CDS encoding maleylpyruvate isomerase family mycothiol-dependent enzyme — translated: MIARTRRLDDAARLWAEHLAKAGPETLGGASGCAGWTNRDLINHLIGGGYRYAMLLDGASATDTLKTRDVDYVGAGDATAEFWRSENAFRAAVDSADLDVEVDHRAGRRPGRQLVVMRIMELALHSHDLCVGIGAKWTPSDGLVDFVLTDAGPVIEELRAAGLFEAPIEPASESAADRLLAFAGRS
- a CDS encoding HNH endonuclease; translation: MATRSTTRANRYAKRRRKRVASRDNDLTDTQWLALQEAWGGCAYCGADGVALQRDCMLAISRGGRYTVTNVVPCCGSCNASKCNSEVTSWMRRKKLDEKAFLVRQYEVSRLLADVE
- a CDS encoding winged helix-turn-helix domain-containing protein, translating into MAPERLSPAQARRTALAAQGFADRAPSGAPTMAHLKRVVGRTGLLQMDSVNIAARAHFMPLYSRLGPYDPDLLHRAAWQPVRGKRLLVEYWAHEAALIPVDDWPLFRWRMDEFADGRYRHTREVMRRNRSLAEDVRSVIEEIGAAMPRTIEEKLGIEREPGTAGSWWQRGEIKHLCEAMFAAGDLSAVRNGNFMRHYDLTERVVGADIAAQHPDRVQAHRDLVARAARSLGVATVADLADYYRLKPADARPAVADLVDAGVLHEVSVEGWRDPAYLADGAPMPRRIDTSAILSPFDPLVFFRPRAERLFDFHYRIEIYVPEHKRVHGYYVLPYLLGTDIAARVDLKADRRSRTLLVLGAFCESGHDRGVVAGRLADDLRTFAGWLDLDDVSVGTKGDLARDLRTVMGC
- a CDS encoding HAD-IIB family hydrolase is translated as MTVSYDGNDYRLVMFDLDDTLAPSKSPLDDQMVDLLRRMLDVSLGCIISGGNFTQFSKQVLARLGTFDSVGNLHLMPTCGTQYVRWSGNEWETVYAEYLTDDEKKRTLDVLETGAKELGIWESETWGEILEDRGSQITFSALGQKAPVDAKAAWDPDGAKKESLRAYAAERLPDLEVRSGGSTSVDVTKKGIDKAYGALKLMDILGLSTSDILFFGDRLDEGGNDYPVKALGITSIAVHGWPDTHAKLTAILEQS
- a CDS encoding HNH endonuclease yields the protein MSVTALRAEGVSSMFDGADPKSLPDEVLEVRVLGYAAQITALTAEFLGLVAELDERQSWRGPGIHSLAHWLSWKAGIAPRTAHEQVRVAKALRELPVIRQHFSEGRLTYSKVRALTRVATPSREKELVNLALSCTASQLEKAVRAMRQIDQGYADGGELVPPAESWARWKWNLDGSLSVSMTLTPLDGARFLAGTVRAEYERTRTMGDSDLPSVPRNTPGELETESGETDSEVKPANRRDLWRNVPSNIAVAVVAMADAVHEGIAMPELAPGAEILVHVGDGVERAHLDDGPALSEAEVEEAACGASLREALSRRVPGRPGKRALLGLGRKQRTPSKAMIRALFLRDRCCQTPGCERTRHLHAHHVVFWSNDGETELDNLILLCGSCHRALHRGEFSIKTHGRQRFTFHMPNGSAIEVSPTTRAPGLWSPDEQIAADATVPVGGGKLDLGYATEVIYAVWEWRERQASAIPAAA
- a CDS encoding alkaline phosphatase D family protein → MSTRHESTRRTFLRTGAVVTGAALTVPAPAESGPAQAAPRNVFVHGVASGDPLPDAVILWTRITQSPTSTPGSGVGQPCSVRWEIAQDAGFGAIVGSGVEQTSAEQDFTVKVDATGLSPRTTYHYRFTVTSGPAAGAVSPVGTTRTAPATSADVARIRFGVVSCANWEAGYFSAYRHLAAQPGLDAVLHLGDYFYDYQTGRYTGKTGTVRVHDPRHEVVTLRDYRTRHAQYKTDPDLAALHRKVPFIPVWDDHETANDAWSGGAENHQPNEGPWPVRRAAALRAYSEWMPIRPGVDPQGRHLFRRLRFGKLLELSMLDLRSYRDLQVSARSASIDDPARTIMGKAQMSWLTNGLMSSETRWKIVGNPVMITPVLIPPLDPATTGAVTSMLGIPKEGIPYNADQWDGYAADRRRLLDSIRTNRVDNVVFVTGDIHSSWACDVPVDVANYPGAGTVATELVGTSVTATNVDDMFNVPPDTAGVAASAAFRTANHHVRFCELDAHGYSVLTVTPAATQMDWYFVNNKIDPRSGQFYAKSYRVRNGTQRVEPLGRPAV
- a CDS encoding nitroreductase family deazaflavin-dependent oxidoreductase, giving the protein MSFETSTGTRGGRVPKGPLMRIVNTIVTPRIRRKGQFGGSNALVLHTTGAKSGKERSNPLAWFPGPDGSWLIVASANGAVNNPGWYHNLKANPDEARIEVDGKTVEVRAQQLHGDERAAAWKQISENERFAGYQEKTDRELPIIKLTPR